Proteins from one Prevotella sp. E2-28 genomic window:
- a CDS encoding aminotransferase class I/II-fold pyridoxal phosphate-dependent enzyme produces the protein MQAIILAAGMGRRLGEYTKDNTKCMVPVNGVRLIDRLLGQLSKQSLNRVIIVVGYKGKELREYIESTYLLKPSTHHSPLKIEFAENPVYDKTNNIYSLALVKDKLQEDDTLLIESDLIFSDRIIPMIAENPYPNLALVAKYETWMDGTMVRLDDDQNIVNFISKDAFDYNEVDSYYKTVNIYKLSRQFSQQKYVPFLDAYTKAVGNNEYYENVLRIISLLNNHDMKALPIGNEKWYEIDDKQDLDIAEALFADEKDVLRKYYGRYGGFWRFPQMLDFCYLVNPYFPSKRMKDELRANFDTLLTEYPSGMKVNTLIASKSFGVSEPYIVPGNGAAELIKVLMEDTLGRTGFIRPTFEEYPNRYDKNQQVTFEPKNADYRYTADDLMTYFADKEIQQLMVINPDNPSGNFIPKNDILRLAQWCEERNIRLIVDESFVDFSEDYANNSLLCDEILKTYPHMAVMKSISKSYGVPGLRLGILCSADKDLIARIKKEVSIWNMNSFAEFFMQIYNKYEKDYLRACDKFVAERADFEQQLRQITFFHVMPSQANYFLCEVLPPYKASEIVIYMLKQHNILTRDCSLKPGLDPTKQYMRIAVRDHEDNTRLVEGLKTLIK, from the coding sequence ATGCAAGCAATCATCTTAGCGGCTGGTATGGGTCGCAGGTTAGGAGAATATACGAAGGACAATACGAAATGTATGGTCCCTGTAAATGGTGTCAGACTCATTGACCGCCTCTTGGGACAGCTATCCAAACAGTCCTTAAATCGCGTCATCATCGTTGTGGGCTATAAAGGCAAGGAGCTACGCGAGTATATAGAATCAACATATCTCTTAAAACCTTCAACTCACCACTCACCCCTTAAAATAGAGTTTGCCGAAAACCCTGTCTACGACAAGACTAACAATATCTACTCATTAGCACTGGTCAAGGACAAGCTCCAAGAGGACGATACGCTGCTTATTGAGAGCGACCTCATCTTCAGCGACCGTATCATCCCCATGATTGCTGAGAATCCTTATCCTAACCTCGCCCTTGTGGCCAAGTATGAGACATGGATGGACGGCACGATGGTACGTCTCGACGACGATCAGAATATAGTGAACTTCATCTCGAAGGACGCTTTTGACTATAACGAGGTGGACTCATACTATAAGACCGTCAATATCTACAAGCTTTCACGACAGTTCTCACAGCAGAAATACGTGCCCTTCTTAGATGCCTACACGAAGGCCGTAGGCAACAACGAGTACTACGAAAACGTGCTCCGCATTATCTCGCTCCTAAACAACCACGACATGAAGGCCCTACCCATAGGCAATGAAAAATGGTATGAGATTGACGACAAGCAGGATCTTGACATTGCAGAAGCACTCTTTGCCGATGAGAAAGACGTACTACGCAAATACTACGGTCGCTATGGCGGCTTCTGGCGCTTTCCTCAAATGCTCGACTTCTGCTATCTGGTGAACCCCTATTTCCCCAGCAAGCGCATGAAGGATGAGTTACGTGCCAATTTTGATACCCTGCTTACAGAATACCCCTCAGGCATGAAAGTTAACACGCTCATTGCCAGCAAGAGTTTTGGCGTCAGCGAGCCCTATATTGTGCCTGGTAACGGTGCCGCAGAACTTATTAAGGTGTTGATGGAGGATACACTAGGCAGAACTGGTTTCATTCGTCCTACATTCGAAGAGTATCCTAACAGATATGACAAGAATCAGCAGGTAACCTTTGAACCCAAAAACGCCGACTATCGCTATACGGCCGATGACCTTATGACGTACTTTGCTGATAAAGAGATTCAACAACTCATGGTTATCAACCCCGACAACCCATCAGGCAATTTCATTCCCAAGAACGACATCCTGCGCCTAGCTCAGTGGTGCGAAGAAAGGAATATCCGACTGATTGTCGATGAGAGTTTCGTGGACTTCAGCGAGGACTACGCTAATAATTCACTTTTGTGTGATGAAATACTGAAGACTTATCCCCACATGGCTGTGATGAAGAGTATCTCGAAGAGCTACGGTGTACCTGGCCTCCGTCTTGGCATCCTATGTTCTGCAGATAAAGACCTCATCGCACGTATAAAGAAAGAAGTGAGCATCTGGAACATGAACTCTTTTGCCGAGTTCTTTATGCAGATTTACAACAAGTACGAGAAGGACTATCTACGTGCCTGCGATAAGTTCGTAGCAGAACGTGCTGACTTCGAACAGCAGCTACGCCAGATTACTTTCTTCCACGTTATGCCCTCACAGGCCAACTATTTCCTTTGTGAGGTACTGCCTCCTTATAAAGCCAGCGAGATAGTAATCTATATGCTCAAGCAGCATAATATCCTCACGCGCGATTGCAGTCTGAAGCCTGGTCTCGACCCTACGAAGCAATACATGCGCATCGCCGTACGCGACCATGAGGACAACACACGATTGGTAGAGGGACTCAAAACATTAATAAAATAA